The following proteins come from a genomic window of Triticum aestivum cultivar Chinese Spring chromosome 6A, IWGSC CS RefSeq v2.1, whole genome shotgun sequence:
- the LOC123131666 gene encoding putative pentatricopeptide repeat-containing protein At1g68930: MSRPLCNHYAALLSSTAAAGGRDGARVSGAVHCLVLRTLPHPPPTYLLNHLLAAYARSGRLPLARRLFDAMPDPNLFTRNALLSALARARLLPDMERLFASMPERDAVSYNALIAGFSGAGAPARAAQAYQALLREEAVVEGARVRPSRITMSGMVMAASALGDRALGRQVHCQILRLGFGAYAFTGSPLVDMYAKMGLIGDAKRVFDEMEGKNVVMYNTMITGLLRCKMVEEARGVFEAMVDRDSITWTTMVTGLTQNGLQSEALDVFRRMRAEGVGIDQYTFGSILTACGALAASEEGKQIHAYTIRTLYDDNIFVGSALVDMYSKCRSIRLAEAVFRRMTCKNIISWTAMIVGYGQNGCGEEAVRVFSEMQRDGIKPDDFTLGSVISSCANLASLEEGAQFHCMALVSGLRPYITVSNALVTLYGKCGSIEDAHRLFDEMPFHDQVSWTALVSGYAQFGKAKETMDLFEKMLLKGVKPDGVTFIGVLSACSRSGLVEKGRSYFHSMQKDHGIVPLDDHYTCMIDLYSRSGRLKEAGEFIRQMPRCPDAIGWATLLSACRLHGDMEIGKWAAENLLKTDPQNPASYVLLCSMHASKGEWSEVAQLRRGMRDRQVKKEPGCSWIKYKNKVHIFSADDQSHPFSGTIYEKLQWLNSKMVEEGYKPDVSSVLHDVADAEKVHMLSNHSEKLAIAFGLIFVPEEMPIRVVKNLRVCVDCHNATKFISKITGRDILVRDAVRFHKFSNGICSCGDFW; this comes from the coding sequence ATGAGCCGCCCGCTCTGCAACCACTACGCCGCGCTCctctcctccaccgccgccgccggcggccgcgaTGGGGCCCGCGTCTCCGGCGCCGTCCACTGCCTCGTCCTCCGGACGCTCCCGCACCCGCCGCCCACCTACCTCCTCAACCACCTCCTCGCCGCCTACGCCAGGTCCGGCCGCCTCCCCCTCGCGCGCCGCCTGTTCGACGCAATGCCCGACCCCAACCTCTTCACCCGCAACGCGCTGCTCTCGGCGCTGGCCCGCGCGCGCCTCCTCCCGGACATGGAGCGGCTCTTCGCGTCCATGCCCGAGCGTGACGCCGTGTCCTACAACGCGCTCATCGCGGGCTTCTCGGGCGCCGGCGCCCCTGCGCGGGCGGCCCAGGCGTACCAAGCGCTGCTccgggaggaggcggtggtggaaggCGCCAGGGTCAGGCCCAGCCGCATCACCATGTCCGGCATGGTCATGGCCGCGTCGGCGCTTGGGGACCGCGCGCTCGGCCGGCAGGTGCACTGCCAGATCCTGCGGCTCGGGTTCGGGGCGTATGCCTTCACCGGGAGCCCCCTGGTCGATATGTATGCCAAGATGGGGCTCATTGGGGACGCCAAGCGGGTCTTTGATGAGATGGAGGGCAAGAATGTGGTGATGTATAATACCATGATCACGGGGCTCCTCCGGTGCAAGATGGTTGAGGAGGCCAGGGGGGTGTTTGAGGCGATGGTCGACAGGGACTCCATCACCTGGACTACTATGGTTACAGGGCTGACGCAGAATGGGTTGCAGTCGGAGGCGCTGGATGTTTTCAGGCGGATGAGGGCCGAGGGTGTTGGCATTGATCAGTACACTTTCGGAAGCATCCTTACAGCCTGTGGCGCCCTTGCTGCCTCAGAAGAGGGGAAGCAGATCCATGCCTACACAATCAGAACTCTGTATGATGACAATATCTTTGTTGGAAGCGCGCTTGTTGACATGTACTCAAAGTGCAGGAGCATCAGATTGGCAGAAGCCGTTTTCAGAAGGATGACATGCAAAAACATCATCTCATGGACTGCAATGATCGTTGGCTATGGACAGAATGGGTGCGGCGAGGAGGCTGTGAGGGTGTTCTCGGAGATGCAGAGGGATGGGATTAAGCCTGATGATTTCACTCTTGGCAGTGTTATAAGTTCTTGTGCTAATCTAGCAAGCCTGGAAGAGGGAGCACAGTTCCACTGTATGGCGCTTGTCTCAGGGTTGAGGCCGTACATTACAGTGTCTAATGCACTCGTTACCTTGTACGGAAAGTGTGGCAGTATCGAGGACGCACACCGCCTGTTTGATGAGATGCCGTTTCATGATCAAGTCTCCTGGACTGCCCTTGTCTCAGGTTATGCGCAGTTTGGGAAAGCAAAAGAAACTATGGATTTGTTTGAGAAGATGTTATTGAAGGGTGTGAAGCCTGACGGGGTAACATTTATTGGTGTCCTTTCTGCTTGCAGCCGTTCAGGGCTTGTGGAGAAAGGCCGCAGCTACTTTCATTCCATGCAGAAGGACCATGGTATTGTGCCCTTGGACGATCACTATACTTGTATGATTGATCTTTATAGCAGATCAGGGAGGTTAAAAGAAGCTGGGGAGTTCATAAGGCAGATGCCACGGTGTCCTGATGCAATTGGATGGGCAACATTGCTTAGTGCATGCCGGTTGCATGGTGACATGGAGATTGGGAAATGGGCTGCTGAGAATCTCTTGAAAACTGACCCTCAAAACCCAGCGAGCTATGTCTTGCTGTGCAGCATGCATGCTTCTAAAGGTGAATGGAGCGAGGTTGCCCAGCTTAGGCGTGGAATGAGGGATAGGCAAGTGAAGAAGGAACCAGGCTGCAGCTGGATCAAGTATAAAAATAAAGTTCACATATTTTCAGCCGACGATCAGTCTCACCCCTTCTCCGGAACAATTTATGAAAAGCTCCAGTGGCTCAACTCTAAGATGGTGGAAGAAGGATACAAGCCTGATGTCAGTTCTGTGCTGCATGATGTGGCAGATGCTGAGAAGGTTCACATGCTCAGCAATCATAGCGAGAAGCTTGCAATTGCCTTTGGCTTAATTTTTGTTCCAGAGGAAATGCCGATCCGGGTTGTCAAGAATCTGCGTGTTTGTGTGGATTGCCACAATGCTACCAAGTTCATCTCGAAGATAACCGGTCGTGATATTCTTGTGAGGGATGCTGTCAGATTTCACAAGTTTAGCAATGGCATTTGCTCATGTGGGGACTTCTGGTAA